The region CGCCTACGCCGTCCAGCGCGAATGGGTGAGCCTGAAGATCGCCGAAGGCCGCGTGCTGAAGGGCCACAAGATCGGCCTCACCTCTAAAGCGATGCAGGCCAGCTCGCAGATCAGCGAGCCGGACTACGGCGCGCTGCTGGACGACATGTTCTTCCATGACGGCAGCGACATTCCCGTCGATCGCTTCATCGTCCCGCGCATTGAAGTGGAGCTGGCCTTCGTGCTGGCAAAACCGCTGCGCGGCCCGAACTGCACGATCTTCGACGTCTATAACGCCACGGATTACGTCATCCCCGCGCTGGAGCTGATCGACGCCCGCTGCCACAACGTCGACCCGGAGACCCAGCGTCCGCGCAAGGTCTTCGACACCATCTCCGATAACGCCGCCAACGCGGGCGTGATCCTCGGCGGCCGTCCGATTAAGCCCGACGAGCTGGATCTGCGCTGGATCTCCGCCCTGCTCTACCGCAACAGCGTGATCGAAGAGACCGGCGTGGCCGCAGGCGTCCTGAACCACCCGGCCAACGGCGTGGCGTGGCTGGCCAACAAGCTTGCGCCGTACGACGTGCAGCTTGAGCCTGGTCAGATCATTCTCGGCGGCTCGTTTACCCGCCCGGTGCCCGCCAGCAGGGGCGACACCTTCCACGTCGATTACGGCAACATGGGCTCCATCAGCTGCCGCTTTGTCTAGGAGAGCACGATGCAAAACGCATTTAAAGCGGCGCTGAAAGCAGGCCGTCCGCAAATTGGGTTATGGCTGGGGCTGACCAGCAGCTACAGCGCCGAGCTGCTGGCCGGAGCAGGCTTCGACTGGCTGCTGATCGACGGCGAACACGCGCCGAACAGCGTGCAGACCGTCTTAACCCAGCTGCAGGCTATCGCCCCTTATCCGAGCCAGCCGGTGGTCCGCCCGTCGTGGAACGACCCGGTACAAATCAAACAGCTGCTGGACGTGGGTGCGCAAACCCTGCTGGTGCCGATGGTGCAAAACGTCGACGAAGCGCGGCTGGCGGTACGTGCCACCCGCTACCCGCCTGCGGGCATTCGCGGCGTCGGCAGCGCCCTGGCGCGGGCGTCGCGCTGGAACCGCATTCCGGACTACCTCCAGCAGGCCAACGACGCCATGTGCGTGCTGGTACAGATCGAAACCCGCGAGGCGCTGAAAAACCTGCCGCAGATCCTGGACGTGGAAGGCGTCGACGGCGTGTTTATCGGCCCGGCGGATCTGAGCGCCGACATGGGCTTTGCCGGCAATCCGCAGCACCCTGAAGTGCAGGCCGCCATCGAGCAGGCGATCGCGCAGATACGCGCTGCCGGTAAGGCCCCCGGCATCCTGATGGCGAACGAGCAGCTGGCTAAACGCTACCTCGAACTCGGCGCGCGGTTTGTCGCCGTCGGCGTCGACACCACCCTGCTCGCCCGCGGCGCGGAAGCGCTGGCGGCACGTTTTATCGAACAACCGGTTACGTCAGTTAATAACAATAAATCCGTCTACTAAACGTAAGATCTGGAGCGCACCATGACGACCTCTACCCTGCAAACTCATGATAATAAAGCTGTTGAACACCGCGTAATTCACAAGCTGTTCCGGCGTCTGATCGTCTTTCTCTTTATCCTGTTTGTCTTCTCGTTCCTCGATCGCATCAACATCGGCTTCGCCGGGCTGACGATGGGTAAAGATCTGGGCCTCACGTCAACCATGTTTGGCCTGGCCGCGACGCTGTTTTACGTCACCTACGTGCTGTGCGGCATCCCGAGCAACATCATGCTGGCGAAGATCGGCGCGCGACGCTGGATCGCCGGGATCATGGTGGTGTGGGGTGTTGCCTCCACCTGCACCATGTTCGCCACCAGCCCCGAAACCCTCTACGTCCTGCGCATGCTGGTGGGCATTGCCGAAGCCGGCTTCCTGCCGGGGATCCTGGTCTATCTCACCTGGTGGTTCCCGGCGTATCACCGCGCCCGCGCCAACGCGCTGTTTATGATTGCCATGCCGGTGACCATGATGCTCGGTTCGATCCTCTCCGGGTACATTCTGGCGATGGACGGACTGTGGAACCTCAAGGGCTGGCAGTGGCTGTTCCTGCTGGAGGGGCTGCCGTCGGTGGTGCTCGGCGTGGTGACCTGGTTTTACCTCAACGACACGCCGGACCAGGCCACCTGGCTGGATGACGACGAAAAACAGGCGCTGAAAACGATGATCGCCCGCGAGCAGGAGGTGGCCGTAACGCAGCCTGCCTCGGCACGCTCTACCCTGCGCGAAGTGCTGACCCCGGCGGTGCTGCTCTACACGCTGGCCTACTTCTGCCTGACCAACACGCTGAGCGCGATCAACATCTGGACGCCGCAGATCCTGCAAAGCTTCAACACGGGAAGCAGCAACATCGTCATCGGCCTGCTGGCGGCGATCCCGCAGTTCTGCACCATCCTCGGGATGATCTGGTGGAGCCGCCGCTCCGACAGGCTGAAAGAGCGAAAAAAGCACACCATCCTGCCGTATCTGTTCGCGGCGGCGGGATGGATGCTGGCCTCCGCGACGGATCACAGCCTGATCCAGCTACTTGGCATCATCATGGCCTCAACCGGATCGTTTACCGCCATGGCGATATTCTGGACCACGCCGGATCGGGTTATTAGCCTGCAGTCCCGCGCGGTGGCGCTGGCGGTGATCAACGCCATCGGCAACGTCGGATCCGCCGTCAGCCCATTGCTGATTGGGATCCTGCGCGACGCGACCGGCAGCTTCAGCTCGGGGCTGTGGTTCGTGGCCGGGCTGCTGGTGGTCGGCGCGCTGGTGCTGACGCGCATTCCGATGACGCAGCGGGATCAACAGAGGAACGCTCATGTGCCAGAGCCCTATCGCCAACATTGATATCAGCAAGGAGTACGACGAAAGTCTGGGCACCGACGATGTGCACTACCAGTCGTTCGCCCGCATGGCGGCCTTTTTTGGCCGCGACATGCAGGCGCATCGTCACGACCAGTACTTTCAGATGCACTTTCTCGATACCGGGCAGATTGAGCTCCAGCTCGACGATCACCGCTACTCGGTGCAGGCCCCGCTGTTCGTCCTCACGCCGCCGTCGGTGCCGCACGCGTTTATCACCGAATCCGACAGCGACGGGCACGTGCTGACGGTGCGTGAGGATCTGATCTGGCCGCTGCTGGAGGTGCTTTACCCCGGCACGCGGGAGGCGTTCGGCCTGCCGGGGATCTGTCTTTCGCTTTCCGACAGGCCGGACGAGCTGGCGGCGCTGAAGCACTACTGGCAGCTGATTGCCCGGGAATCCACGGAGCAGCTGCCCGGGCGCGAGCATACCCTGGTCCTGCTGGCGCAGGCGGTGTTTACCCTGCTGCTGCGCAACGCGAAGCTCGACGACCACGCCTCAGGCGGCATGCGCGGCGAGCTGAAGCTG is a window of Enterobacter pseudoroggenkampii DNA encoding:
- the hpaH gene encoding 2-oxo-hept-4-ene-1,7-dioate hydratase, which gives rise to MLDKHTHTLIAHRLHQAEQSREQIRAISLDYPEITIEDAYAVQREWVSLKIAEGRVLKGHKIGLTSKAMQASSQISEPDYGALLDDMFFHDGSDIPVDRFIVPRIEVELAFVLAKPLRGPNCTIFDVYNATDYVIPALELIDARCHNVDPETQRPRKVFDTISDNAANAGVILGGRPIKPDELDLRWISALLYRNSVIEETGVAAGVLNHPANGVAWLANKLAPYDVQLEPGQIILGGSFTRPVPASRGDTFHVDYGNMGSISCRFV
- the hpaI gene encoding 4-hydroxy-2-oxoheptanedioate aldolase, translating into MQNAFKAALKAGRPQIGLWLGLTSSYSAELLAGAGFDWLLIDGEHAPNSVQTVLTQLQAIAPYPSQPVVRPSWNDPVQIKQLLDVGAQTLLVPMVQNVDEARLAVRATRYPPAGIRGVGSALARASRWNRIPDYLQQANDAMCVLVQIETREALKNLPQILDVEGVDGVFIGPADLSADMGFAGNPQHPEVQAAIEQAIAQIRAAGKAPGILMANEQLAKRYLELGARFVAVGVDTTLLARGAEALAARFIEQPVTSVNNNKSVY
- the hpaX gene encoding 4-hydroxyphenylacetate permease, with translation MTTSTLQTHDNKAVEHRVIHKLFRRLIVFLFILFVFSFLDRINIGFAGLTMGKDLGLTSTMFGLAATLFYVTYVLCGIPSNIMLAKIGARRWIAGIMVVWGVASTCTMFATSPETLYVLRMLVGIAEAGFLPGILVYLTWWFPAYHRARANALFMIAMPVTMMLGSILSGYILAMDGLWNLKGWQWLFLLEGLPSVVLGVVTWFYLNDTPDQATWLDDDEKQALKTMIAREQEVAVTQPASARSTLREVLTPAVLLYTLAYFCLTNTLSAINIWTPQILQSFNTGSSNIVIGLLAAIPQFCTILGMIWWSRRSDRLKERKKHTILPYLFAAAGWMLASATDHSLIQLLGIIMASTGSFTAMAIFWTTPDRVISLQSRAVALAVINAIGNVGSAVSPLLIGILRDATGSFSSGLWFVAGLLVVGALVLTRIPMTQRDQQRNAHVPEPYRQH
- the hpaA gene encoding 4-hydroxyphenylacetate catabolism regulatory protein HpaA translates to MCQSPIANIDISKEYDESLGTDDVHYQSFARMAAFFGRDMQAHRHDQYFQMHFLDTGQIELQLDDHRYSVQAPLFVLTPPSVPHAFITESDSDGHVLTVREDLIWPLLEVLYPGTREAFGLPGICLSLSDRPDELAALKHYWQLIARESTEQLPGREHTLVLLAQAVFTLLLRNAKLDDHASGGMRGELKLFQRFTQLIDTHYHQHWTVPEYASELHLTESRLTDICRRFANRPPKRLIFDRQLREARRLLLFSDSTVSEIAWQLGFKDPAYFARFFNRLVGCSPSAYRAQKVPVS